From Amycolatopsis sp. cg9, one genomic window encodes:
- a CDS encoding SigB/SigF/SigG family RNA polymerase sigma factor — MSGPAESRGDEPDVGALFAQLAALPADSPERDRIRDTLVRAHLELARNLARKFRNRDEAMEDLVQIATVGLIHAVDRFDPDQGTDFLAFAVPTISGELRHHFRDNSWSVRVPRRLKELNANISAAREELTVQLSRAPKPSEIAGRLGVPIEDVYEGLRAGQGRYGASLDHLLENAAHTRFGAPDAELGQAELREALRPMLESLPDRERKIVALRFGSGMSQSDIARRVGVSQMQVSRLLAATLKKLRSGLDESELAEGT; from the coding sequence GTGAGCGGTCCCGCCGAGAGCAGGGGGGACGAACCGGACGTCGGCGCGCTGTTCGCCCAGCTCGCCGCGCTGCCCGCGGACTCGCCGGAACGCGACCGCATCCGCGACACCCTCGTGCGCGCCCACCTGGAGCTCGCGCGCAACCTGGCCCGCAAGTTCCGCAACCGCGACGAGGCGATGGAGGACCTGGTCCAGATCGCCACGGTCGGGCTGATCCACGCCGTCGACCGGTTCGACCCCGATCAGGGGACGGACTTCCTGGCGTTCGCGGTGCCGACCATCTCCGGGGAGCTGCGGCACCACTTCCGGGACAACAGCTGGTCGGTGCGGGTGCCGCGGCGGCTCAAGGAGCTGAACGCGAACATCTCGGCCGCCCGCGAAGAGCTCACCGTGCAGCTCTCCCGCGCGCCGAAGCCGAGTGAGATCGCCGGGCGCCTCGGCGTGCCCATCGAAGACGTCTACGAGGGTCTTCGCGCCGGCCAGGGCCGCTACGGCGCTTCGCTCGACCACCTGCTGGAGAACGCGGCGCACACGAGGTTCGGGGCGCCGGACGCCGAGCTGGGCCAGGCCGAGCTGCGGGAGGCGCTGCGCCCGATGCTGGAGAGCCTGCCGGACCGGGAGCGCAAGATCGTGGCGCTGCGGTTCGGCTCCGGGATGAGCCAATCGGACATCGCGCGCCGCGTCGGGGTCTCCCAGATGCAGGTGTCGCGGTTGCTGGCTGCGACGCTGAAGAAGCTGCGTTCGGGCCTGGACGAATCCGAGCTGGCCGAAGGCACCTGA
- a CDS encoding anti-sigma factor, translating to MEDNAPLVPEGAQVIEVRTAAIPHVVPTLRTIVADIAMRQDFDLDAVEDLRMAVDEACSLLLPASADGKLTCVFSWSGPRIEVSVSVFSDSPDHEDDTGLSWQLLTALATTAERTITPKDGRYLSRVDLVRESQVADS from the coding sequence GTGGAGGACAACGCCCCGCTCGTCCCGGAAGGCGCGCAGGTCATCGAGGTGCGGACGGCCGCGATCCCGCACGTCGTGCCCACGCTGCGGACCATCGTGGCCGACATCGCGATGCGCCAGGACTTCGACCTCGACGCCGTCGAGGACCTCCGGATGGCGGTGGACGAAGCCTGCTCGCTGCTGCTCCCCGCCAGCGCGGACGGCAAGCTCACGTGCGTGTTCTCGTGGAGCGGGCCGCGCATCGAGGTCTCGGTCTCGGTCTTTTCGGACTCCCCGGACCACGAGGACGACACCGGGCTTTCGTGGCAGCTGCTGACCGCGCTCGCGACGACGGCCGAGCGCACCATCACGCCGAAGGACGGCCGCTACCTGTCCCGGGTCGACCTGGTCCGGGAAAGCCAGGTGGCGGACTCGTGA
- a CDS encoding WhiB family transcriptional regulator — protein sequence MADVSRLPNVVAEEWEWQLNGSCRGADSSLFFHTDNERGSARERRESRAKAICQTCPVLAQCRRHAMTVQEPYGIWGGLGEIERRQLFLRQRRAARKTVSAH from the coding sequence ATGGCTGACGTGAGCCGGCTGCCCAACGTGGTTGCTGAAGAGTGGGAATGGCAGCTGAACGGCTCGTGCCGCGGTGCGGACAGCAGCCTGTTCTTCCACACGGACAACGAGCGGGGTTCCGCGCGCGAGCGGCGCGAGTCGCGGGCCAAGGCCATCTGCCAGACCTGCCCGGTCCTGGCGCAGTGCCGCCGGCACGCGATGACCGTGCAGGAGCCGTACGGCATCTGGGGCGGCCTCGGCGAGATCGAACGGCGGCAGCTGTTCCTCCGCCAGCGACGGGCCGCGCGGAAGACCGTGAGCGCGCACTGA
- a CDS encoding STAS domain-containing protein translates to MPAADQNATPPGFGITLDTDATEPRVVVTGELDLLTSPQLQEALAGLIADKRAQRVVADLTGVTFFDSSALNVVLRAQRQAGEQDVELEVVPSPAVSRVIELTGVAEHLSVSEDPQA, encoded by the coding sequence ATGCCCGCAGCCGACCAGAACGCCACCCCGCCCGGGTTCGGCATCACGCTGGACACCGACGCGACGGAGCCCCGGGTGGTGGTCACCGGCGAGCTCGATCTGCTCACCAGCCCGCAGCTGCAGGAGGCCCTGGCGGGGCTGATCGCGGACAAGCGCGCGCAGCGGGTCGTGGCCGATCTGACCGGGGTGACCTTCTTCGATTCCTCCGCGCTGAACGTGGTGCTCCGCGCACAACGCCAGGCCGGCGAGCAGGACGTCGAACTCGAGGTCGTCCCGAGCCCCGCGGTGAGCCGAGTGATCGAGCTCACCGGCGTGGCCGAACACCTGAGCGTGTCGGAGGACCCCCAAGCCTGA
- a CDS encoding metal-dependent hydrolase: MGRTHALSGWCAGLALAPAVGVGSVHQAVVFAATTAGFTLLPDLDHPGASASRLLGWLTGALSWLLRRVSSAFYALTKGPRDEKVTGQHRHLSHTILFAAGLGALTSWGTEKGGPWAVVGVVVFGLMLAEGALGDWLLPVSGAAVAWWFFTAPPDRAGELASISGWLGIAVAAGCLTHCLGDALTESGCPFLFPIPIAGETWYELGPPKALRFKTGKKVEKRLIFPVFVVLGVLLVPGVWDWSVSTFERLFIPPSSQQATTP; this comes from the coding sequence ATGGGGCGGACGCATGCCCTGAGCGGCTGGTGCGCGGGCTTGGCCCTGGCGCCCGCGGTCGGGGTGGGTTCGGTGCACCAAGCGGTGGTCTTCGCGGCCACCACAGCGGGTTTCACCCTGCTGCCCGACCTCGACCACCCCGGCGCGAGCGCGTCCCGCCTCCTCGGCTGGCTGACCGGCGCCCTGTCGTGGCTGCTGCGGCGCGTCTCGTCGGCGTTCTACGCGCTGACGAAGGGCCCGCGCGACGAGAAGGTCACCGGCCAGCACCGCCACCTTTCCCACACGATCCTCTTCGCCGCGGGCTTGGGCGCGTTGACGTCGTGGGGCACCGAAAAGGGCGGCCCGTGGGCGGTCGTCGGCGTGGTGGTCTTCGGCTTGATGCTGGCGGAAGGCGCACTCGGCGACTGGCTCCTCCCGGTGAGCGGCGCGGCGGTGGCGTGGTGGTTCTTCACCGCGCCCCCGGACCGCGCCGGCGAACTGGCGTCCATCTCGGGCTGGCTCGGCATCGCGGTCGCGGCGGGGTGCCTGACCCACTGCCTGGGTGACGCGCTCACCGAGTCCGGTTGCCCGTTCCTCTTCCCGATCCCGATCGCCGGCGAGACCTGGTACGAGCTGGGACCCCCGAAGGCCCTCCGGTTCAAGACCGGCAAGAAGGTCGAGAAGCGGTTGATCTTCCCGGTGTTCGTGGTGCTCGGCGTGCTGCTGGTGCCCGGGGTGTGGGACTGGTCGGTCAGCACGTTCGAGCGGCTGTTCATCCCGCCGTCGTCCCAGCAGGCGACCACGCCTTGA
- a CDS encoding nuclear transport factor 2 family protein — translation MSTLDTGPFADLFAADAVYERPFLGLRTEGREAIVAELGAAGARARALGVREAQVTAEVTETGFVLELRVSGHPSSVGVVTVTGGEITAYRDYPNTALAALRTREVFDRFLAASVENRWDDLADLYAEDVTLEMPFTLPGVPRVTKGREELRRRFHAAGGSRRITGAANVVVHETADPRKLVAEFDLHQEVRGEAFAVSYVMVLTVEDGRIKHTRDYTDTAAAAERLKAWSPAGTTAG, via the coding sequence ATGTCCACTCTCGACACCGGGCCGTTCGCGGACCTCTTCGCCGCCGACGCGGTGTACGAGCGGCCGTTCCTCGGCCTGCGCACCGAAGGCCGGGAGGCGATCGTCGCCGAACTGGGCGCGGCCGGTGCCCGGGCGCGCGCGCTGGGCGTGCGGGAAGCCCAGGTCACGGCGGAGGTGACGGAGACGGGCTTCGTCCTGGAGCTGCGGGTGTCCGGCCACCCTTCGTCGGTCGGGGTGGTGACGGTGACCGGCGGGGAGATCACGGCGTACCGCGACTACCCGAACACCGCCCTCGCCGCGCTCCGCACGCGTGAGGTCTTCGACCGCTTCCTCGCCGCCTCGGTCGAGAACCGGTGGGACGACCTCGCCGACCTCTACGCCGAAGACGTCACCCTCGAAATGCCCTTCACCCTCCCCGGCGTGCCCCGCGTGACGAAGGGCCGCGAAGAGCTCCGCCGCCGCTTCCACGCCGCCGGTGGGAGCCGGCGGATCACCGGAGCCGCCAACGTCGTCGTCCACGAGACGGCGGACCCGCGGAAGCTCGTCGCGGAGTTCGACCTGCACCAGGAGGTGCGCGGCGAGGCCTTCGCCGTCTCCTACGTCATGGTGCTGACCGTCGAGGACGGGCGGATCAAGCACACCCGCGACTACACCGACACCGCCGCGGCCGCCGAGCGGCTCAAGGCGTGGTCGCCTGCTGGGACGACGGCGGGATGA
- a CDS encoding TetR/AcrR family transcriptional regulator, with product MEKMRADARRNRAKVLAAAEEAFAVDGLAVPLDDIARLAGVGAGTVYRHFPSKEALFQAVVLERIQQFAEEARALAEADEPGEVFFDYFVRVIHQASLNRAICDALAESGGHAFKAGAGDDFRAGFARLLERAQAAGAVRRDIDGDDLRALIVGCLAVERYAPGSEHLVRVVVDGLRASAGQGDVA from the coding sequence ATGGAGAAGATGCGCGCGGACGCACGGCGCAACCGGGCCAAGGTCCTGGCCGCCGCGGAGGAGGCGTTCGCCGTCGACGGGCTGGCCGTGCCGCTCGACGACATCGCGCGGCTGGCCGGCGTCGGGGCCGGCACCGTCTACCGGCACTTCCCCAGCAAGGAAGCGCTCTTCCAGGCCGTCGTCCTCGAGCGCATCCAGCAGTTCGCCGAGGAAGCCCGCGCGCTCGCCGAAGCGGACGAGCCCGGTGAGGTCTTCTTCGACTACTTCGTCCGCGTCATCCACCAGGCGTCCCTCAACCGGGCCATCTGCGACGCCCTGGCCGAGTCCGGCGGGCACGCCTTCAAAGCCGGGGCGGGCGACGACTTCCGCGCGGGCTTCGCGCGGCTCCTCGAGCGGGCGCAGGCGGCCGGCGCCGTCCGGCGGGACATCGACGGGGACGACCTGCGCGCGCTCATCGTCGGCTGCCTCGCCGTCGAGCGGTACGCGCCGGGCAGCGAGCACCTCGTCCGCGTCGTCGTCGACGGGCTGCGGGCGTCAGCCGGACAGGGCGATGTCGCGTAG
- a CDS encoding LuxR C-terminal-related transcriptional regulator: MDESARAHRLCEAAHSAWKAGDPVRARRLLDVMASTVREPVARPLTGRLRGLIELYSGNLAAAQDHLTRLADQVGPERAARLLFLAIDAAHHRDRWADVAGLARRITALDCEPGYHVLAGLLTGDGEVPDPWELLDAVPASLTERHAHRWLVPMAISRRGPHRQATREFGLVAAERLRANGILALYAVLLTWLSEVELDLGRWADARAHAAEALRTAAEQRVTSADAHAVLARLAALRGDAQACREHATLVLREAPAQDNALAAAQARWALGSLHLSRGEYEPAVERLSALGHRDVAAAAARDHAEASSGGLSPAPPDDRPFERARARLREGQRLRRDRRITEAKVALRTAWELFDSLGATEWAATAGRELRATGSAAGGGGRLTAQERQVAELAAAGLSNREIGARLFLSPRTVGYHLYKVFPKLGIASRAQLRDIALSG; the protein is encoded by the coding sequence ATGGACGAAAGCGCGCGGGCGCACCGGCTCTGCGAGGCGGCCCACTCGGCGTGGAAGGCCGGTGACCCCGTGCGGGCCCGGCGGCTCCTGGACGTCATGGCTTCGACGGTCCGCGAGCCCGTCGCGCGGCCGCTGACCGGACGGCTGCGCGGGCTGATCGAGCTCTACAGCGGGAACCTCGCCGCCGCTCAGGACCACCTGACGCGGCTCGCGGACCAGGTCGGTCCCGAGCGTGCGGCGCGGTTGCTGTTCCTGGCGATCGACGCCGCGCACCACCGCGACCGGTGGGCCGACGTCGCCGGGCTGGCCCGGCGGATCACCGCGCTGGACTGCGAACCCGGCTACCACGTCCTGGCCGGGCTGCTCACCGGCGACGGCGAAGTGCCGGACCCGTGGGAGCTCCTCGACGCGGTCCCGGCGTCGCTCACCGAACGGCACGCCCACCGCTGGCTCGTCCCGATGGCGATCAGCCGCCGCGGGCCGCACCGGCAGGCGACCCGGGAGTTCGGGCTCGTCGCCGCGGAACGGTTGCGCGCCAACGGGATCCTCGCGCTGTACGCGGTCCTGCTGACGTGGCTGTCCGAAGTGGAGCTGGACCTGGGCCGCTGGGCCGACGCGCGGGCGCACGCGGCGGAGGCGCTGCGGACCGCCGCCGAGCAGCGGGTGACGTCGGCGGACGCGCACGCGGTGCTGGCCCGGCTCGCCGCCCTGCGCGGTGACGCGCAGGCGTGCCGGGAGCACGCGACGCTCGTGCTGCGGGAAGCACCGGCCCAAGACAACGCGCTGGCGGCGGCGCAGGCCCGCTGGGCGCTGGGCTCGCTGCACCTCTCCCGCGGCGAGTACGAGCCGGCCGTGGAACGGCTTTCCGCGCTGGGCCACCGGGACGTCGCCGCCGCGGCCGCCCGCGACCACGCCGAGGCGTCGTCCGGCGGGCTTTCCCCGGCTCCGCCCGACGACCGGCCCTTCGAGCGGGCGCGCGCCCGGCTGCGCGAAGGCCAGCGGCTGCGGCGCGACCGTCGGATCACCGAGGCGAAGGTGGCGCTCCGGACGGCTTGGGAGCTGTTCGACAGCCTCGGCGCGACCGAGTGGGCCGCGACGGCGGGCCGGGAACTGCGGGCGACCGGGTCGGCCGCGGGCGGCGGCGGGCGGCTGACCGCGCAGGAGCGCCAGGTGGCGGAGCTGGCCGCGGCGGGGTTGTCCAACCGCGAGATCGGCGCGCGGCTGTTCCTGAGCCCGCGCACCGTCGGCTACCACCTGTACAAGGTGTTCCCCAAGCTCGGCATCGCGAGCCGGGCGCAGCTACGCGACATCGCCCTGTCCGGCTGA
- a CDS encoding MFS transporter: MGALGNRDFRRLWIADLASQFGSRIDVLAVPLLAVATLGASVFEVSLLRTAQTLPYLVLGLQVGAWCDRIRQRPLLIAADAGRAALLATIPVAALFGVLGLPQLLLVVLGAGLLGVFFDIAHQTYLPRLVPREQLPDANARLQTNLSMAAVAGPGLAGLIVQALGAATALAADAVSYLWSALWLRRIETPDVRPAPRPRRLLREIGEGLRVVRGNRVLLAISAHGAVSSLFQSAHLAIVIAFLSREVGLSAWAIGLLGTASLTGALTAGLTARRLGARIGEARALWGAGVLFGLAYQLYPFTGRGWALACYVAAGFFATYGVIVLNVFGMSFQQAVAPPELLGRVNSITRTLILGVVPLGSLLGGALATAFGMRATMQLAAAGVLASAAILVCSPLRKLRDLNGVSAGRT; encoded by the coding sequence ATGGGGGCACTGGGGAACCGCGACTTCCGGCGACTGTGGATCGCCGACCTCGCCAGCCAGTTCGGCAGCCGGATCGACGTGCTGGCGGTGCCGCTGCTGGCGGTCGCCACCCTCGGCGCGTCGGTCTTCGAGGTCTCGCTGCTGCGCACCGCGCAGACGCTGCCCTACCTGGTGCTCGGCCTGCAGGTCGGCGCCTGGTGCGACCGGATCCGCCAGCGCCCGCTGCTGATCGCCGCCGACGCCGGACGCGCGGCGCTGCTCGCGACGATCCCGGTCGCCGCGCTGTTCGGCGTGCTCGGCCTGCCCCAGCTGCTCCTCGTCGTGCTCGGGGCCGGGCTCCTGGGCGTGTTCTTCGACATCGCGCACCAGACGTACCTCCCCCGGCTGGTGCCGCGCGAGCAGCTGCCGGACGCGAACGCCCGGCTCCAGACGAACCTGTCGATGGCCGCGGTCGCCGGCCCCGGCCTGGCCGGGCTGATCGTCCAGGCGCTCGGCGCCGCGACCGCGCTCGCCGCCGACGCCGTCAGCTACCTGTGGTCGGCGCTGTGGCTGCGCCGCATCGAGACGCCGGACGTGCGTCCCGCCCCTCGGCCGCGGCGGCTCCTGCGCGAGATCGGCGAAGGACTGCGAGTGGTGCGCGGCAACCGCGTCCTGCTGGCGATCAGCGCGCACGGCGCGGTGTCGAGCCTCTTCCAGTCGGCCCACCTGGCGATCGTGATCGCCTTCCTGTCCCGGGAGGTCGGGCTCTCGGCGTGGGCGATCGGACTGCTGGGCACCGCGTCGCTGACCGGGGCGCTCACCGCCGGGCTCACCGCGCGGCGGCTCGGCGCGCGGATCGGCGAGGCGCGGGCCCTCTGGGGTGCCGGGGTGCTGTTCGGCCTGGCCTACCAGCTCTACCCGTTCACCGGCCGCGGGTGGGCGCTCGCCTGCTACGTCGCCGCCGGGTTCTTCGCTACCTACGGCGTCATCGTGCTGAACGTGTTCGGGATGAGCTTCCAGCAGGCGGTCGCCCCGCCGGAGCTGCTGGGCCGGGTCAACTCGATCACCCGCACGCTGATCCTCGGCGTCGTCCCGCTGGGCAGCCTGCTCGGCGGGGCGCTCGCGACCGCGTTCGGGATGCGGGCGACGATGCAGCTCGCCGCCGCCGGGGTGCTCGCTTCGGCGGCGATCCTGGTGTGCTCGCCGCTGCGGAAGCTGCGTGACCTGAACGGCGTCTCAGCGGGGCGGACCTAG
- a CDS encoding ABC transporter permease, translating to MTATLSRAEAEVAPAHELAGTWHLTRLALRRDRVVLPIWIVLLSIVPASTVKTFTQFYPTAADRQALQAGANTNPSYALLYGPPFDLTTAGGFISWRMCGFLALLTGLMVVFTVTRHTRAEEDTGRAELLASAVVGRYAALTSAVLVAGGASVLIGLIQCGSMVGAGLPAAGSLAFGASQALTGLVFTAVATVAVQLAEYSRTANGIGTAVVGAAFLLRGAGDSTVDARWLSWLSPIGWVQQVRAFAGERWWVLLLPVAFALVVGAAGYWLLPRRDVGVGILPPRPGPARAAAGLRTPFALAVRLHRGPLLGWTIGMAVVGAVFGSIASGIGGLVGSSPQAQEIMARLGGSEALTQAFLAAMAGMFAMVASLYGIQAVLRMRGEETAIRLEPVLATSVGKLRWAVGHLVFAFFGTAVLLLAGGLFMGLANGLRTGDVGGSVGDSLAGMLVQLPAAWVVVALAVAIFGLLPGYSAAAWAVGALALLLSLFGPVVNLPQAVLDVSPFQHPPKLPGQELTATPIVWLLAVAVVALGAGLAGWKRRDVG from the coding sequence ATGACCGCGACGCTCTCCCGTGCCGAAGCCGAGGTCGCGCCGGCGCACGAACTCGCCGGCACCTGGCACCTCACCCGGCTCGCGCTGCGCCGCGACCGCGTCGTGCTGCCGATCTGGATCGTGCTGCTCAGCATCGTCCCGGCCAGCACGGTCAAGACGTTCACGCAGTTCTACCCGACCGCCGCGGACCGGCAGGCGCTGCAGGCCGGCGCGAACACGAACCCGTCGTACGCGCTGCTCTACGGGCCGCCGTTCGACCTGACCACCGCCGGCGGGTTCATCTCCTGGCGCATGTGCGGGTTCCTGGCCCTGCTCACCGGGCTGATGGTGGTCTTCACGGTCACCCGGCACACCCGCGCCGAGGAGGACACGGGCCGCGCGGAGCTGCTGGCGTCCGCGGTCGTCGGCCGGTACGCGGCGCTGACGTCGGCCGTCCTGGTCGCCGGCGGGGCGAGCGTGCTGATCGGCCTGATCCAGTGCGGCAGCATGGTCGGCGCCGGGTTGCCCGCCGCCGGTTCGCTCGCCTTCGGCGCGTCGCAAGCGTTGACGGGACTGGTCTTCACGGCCGTCGCGACCGTCGCCGTCCAGCTCGCCGAGTACTCCCGCACCGCCAACGGGATCGGCACCGCCGTGGTCGGCGCCGCGTTCCTGCTGCGCGGCGCCGGTGACTCCACTGTGGACGCCCGCTGGCTGTCGTGGCTGTCGCCGATCGGCTGGGTGCAGCAGGTCCGCGCGTTCGCCGGCGAACGCTGGTGGGTGCTCCTGCTGCCGGTGGCCTTCGCACTGGTCGTCGGCGCGGCCGGGTACTGGCTGCTGCCGCGGCGTGACGTCGGGGTCGGCATCCTGCCGCCGCGGCCGGGCCCGGCGCGGGCGGCGGCGGGCCTGCGGACGCCGTTCGCGCTCGCCGTCCGGCTGCACCGCGGGCCGCTGCTCGGCTGGACGATCGGGATGGCCGTGGTCGGCGCGGTGTTCGGCTCGATCGCCAGTGGCATCGGCGGCCTGGTCGGCTCCAGCCCGCAGGCGCAGGAGATCATGGCGCGCCTCGGCGGCAGCGAGGCGCTCACGCAGGCGTTCCTCGCCGCCATGGCCGGGATGTTCGCGATGGTCGCGTCGCTGTACGGGATCCAGGCGGTGCTGCGGATGCGCGGCGAGGAGACCGCGATCCGGCTCGAGCCGGTGCTGGCCACGAGCGTCGGCAAGCTGCGCTGGGCGGTGGGCCACCTGGTGTTCGCGTTCTTCGGCACGGCGGTGCTGCTGCTGGCCGGCGGGCTGTTCATGGGGCTGGCCAACGGGTTGCGCACCGGCGACGTCGGCGGCTCGGTCGGCGACTCCCTCGCCGGAATGCTCGTCCAGCTGCCCGCGGCCTGGGTGGTGGTCGCGCTCGCGGTGGCGATCTTCGGCCTGCTGCCGGGCTACTCGGCCGCCGCGTGGGCGGTGGGCGCGCTGGCGCTGCTGCTCAGCCTGTTCGGCCCGGTGGTGAACCTGCCGCAGGCGGTGCTGGACGTCTCGCCGTTCCAGCACCCGCCGAAGCTCCCCGGCCAGGAGCTCACCGCGACGCCGATCGTCTGGCTGCTCGCCGTCGCGGTCGTCGCGCTGGGGGCCGGGTTGGCCGGCTGGAAGCGCCGGGACGTCGGTTAA